AACTGTTTTACGATGTCCTTCATTTGCAAAATAGCTTCCATATGCTGCTCCTCCTTCTCTTACTGGTGATCTGCACCTCATGTCCTTCATATTTAGAATAATGCCGTTCCAAATAACCTGTCAACAAAGTCAACAGGAAGGTGAATATTAAATATATAATAGCTGCGATAACAAAAGCTGTAGCGTTTACGTCGCGATTTACAGCTCCTCTGGAGGCTTTCAGCAGCTCCCCTACGGAAAGAACGGAAACCAACGCTGTATCCTTAATCAAGGTGATGGCCTCGTTGGATACAGATGGCAGGACTCGCTTTACTGTCTGAGGCAGGATAATACCAAACATAGTCTGTCTGCGATCCAATCCCAAGGATTGAGCCGCTTCATACTGCCCCTTGTCAATGCTCTCGATACCGCCTCTATAAATTTCTGCCAGATAAGAGGCGTAATTCAGTACAAAAGTAATGACTGCCGTAGTAAAGGCATCCAACCGTACGTCCATGACGATAGGAATGTAAAAATAAAAGAAAAACAGCTGGAGCATAAGGGGAGTTCCTCGAAAGATCCAGATGTATGTCTTTGATATCCACCTAAACGGTGCAAATTTGCTATTGCTGCCCAATGCAAAGGGCAGGCCTAAAGGCAGAGCTAAAATTAATGTAAAAGCAAAGAGCTTGACTGTTACCCAAGCTCCCTGCAATAGAGTGGGCATTAAAACGCCCACATAATTTATAGTCTCCGCCAGTTGATTAAAAAACTGATCCACTATCTATTACCTCTTATTATTCATCATATCCTTCTAGTATAACAATGTTGCGTCCAAACCACTTGTTGCTGATTTCTTCCGCCTTGCCGCTTTGAATAACGGCATCCAGTGCTTCGGTAATCTTCGCAGCCACATCGGTGTCCGCCTTGCGGCAGCCGATAGCATAGAAGTCGTCTCCAAAGTCGTAATCACATACTACCATCTTCTGAGCCAGCTTTGTGTTCTTGTATTCGCCTAACACCTGGTCTACAGCAATGCAGTCGATTCTACCAGCCTGCATATCCATGATGGCTTCATCATAGGTCTTGTATTCAGAAATTTTGTCTGCGAAAGTATCATAGTCCGGGTTGGCCTTCAGGATCTCCAGAGCAGCGGAATCTGCCTGAGTTCCCACGTTGTAGTTAGCCAAGTCGGAAGCCTTCTTTACCTTGATGGTGTCATCTTTTCCCATTACAATAATCTTGTTGTTAATGTACTTGTCAGTGAGAGCCATACTTTCTATTCGTTCCGGCGTAGCGGACATACCATTCCAAATGCAGTCAACCCGTTTAGATTTTAACTCCATTTCCTTAGCATCCCAATCGATAGATTTAAAGGTAACCTTTACGCCCAGTTGTTCACCGACTGCGTTGGCCAAATCAATATCAAAGCCCACTAGATCTCCCGCTTCATCTCGGAATCCCATCGGAGCAAACGTGTCATCCAAGCCTACAATCAGTTCGCCCTTGTCTTCGATATAAGCCCAGCCTGTCAAGTCGGAATCATTGGTGCCATCAGCATTTTCGGTGCTTCCGCATCCGGTCATGGCAATCAGACCGGCTACAAGTGTTATCATAAGTAAACTTGTCCATAATTTCTTCATTGCTGTCCTCCTAATTTTCATTATTATTTCTTC
The genomic region above belongs to Aminipila butyrica and contains:
- a CDS encoding amino acid ABC transporter permease, yielding MDQFFNQLAETINYVGVLMPTLLQGAWVTVKLFAFTLILALPLGLPFALGSNSKFAPFRWISKTYIWIFRGTPLMLQLFFFYFYIPIVMDVRLDAFTTAVITFVLNYASYLAEIYRGGIESIDKGQYEAAQSLGLDRRQTMFGIILPQTVKRVLPSVSNEAITLIKDTALVSVLSVGELLKASRGAVNRDVNATAFVIAAIIYLIFTFLLTLLTGYLERHYSKYEGHEVQITSKRRRSSIWKLFCK
- a CDS encoding amino acid ABC transporter substrate-binding protein encodes the protein MKKLWTSLLMITLVAGLIAMTGCGSTENADGTNDSDLTGWAYIEDKGELIVGLDDTFAPMGFRDEAGDLVGFDIDLANAVGEQLGVKVTFKSIDWDAKEMELKSKRVDCIWNGMSATPERIESMALTDKYINNKIIVMGKDDTIKVKKASDLANYNVGTQADSAALEILKANPDYDTFADKISEYKTYDEAIMDMQAGRIDCIAVDQVLGEYKNTKLAQKMVVCDYDFGDDFYAIGCRKADTDVAAKITEALDAVIQSGKAEEISNKWFGRNIVILEGYDE